In Neodiprion virginianus isolate iyNeoVirg1 chromosome 6, iyNeoVirg1.1, whole genome shotgun sequence, the genomic window CAAGAACGAGATGCTGTAATTGAGTCTTTAGAAATTGAACTTGGCAAATCTCACGACAGAGTTAGCAAACTAGAAGAAGCTTTGAGTGCTGTCGAGGAGCGGAGGCATAGCTTGGAAAGAAGAACGGAATTGTTGGGTGCTGAACTCGAGCAATCATTCCGGATAACAGAAGAAGCTTCCTTTAGCGAGGATGTGCTGGAACAAAGATTAGCTATGCTCATGGCTAAAGACGAAGCTATCAGTGAcaaattgaatgaaacaatTGACGAAAACAAGGAATTAACCGAAAAGATTCATAGTCTTCAAGATATTAATATTAGCTTGCAAGAAAAGATTGATGCAGTTGAGGAAGAATTGCAGTACAGCAGAgagattaatgaaaaattgcagaaTGTCGATGTTTTATACTCGGAATTGCTTGATAAACATACTTCGCAAGAATcccagatgaaaaaaatacagcagGATCTGTATGAAGCTAAACAGTACATAGACAGCTCTGAACGGGAAGTCACTTCTCAAATAAACCAACTTGATTCTGACAAGAAACAGTTACTTGAGAAGTGTGAAAAGTTGGAGGATTTGAAGGTAAATCTTATCCAAGAAATCGAGTCGCTTAAAGATGGTGTAAGCCTTTGTCGACAAAGAATTTCGGAATTAGAAGCCGAAGTGGAAACGCAGAATAAATCTAACCAAAAGTTAGTAGCTGAACGGGCTAAGCGAAAAGAGTCTGTCTCAATGGTAGGCGATTTTCCGGagaaggttgaaaaattaacatcaCTACTTGCTGAAAAAGAagttgaaatcgaaaattatcaaaGGCGGAATATGCAACTGCAAATGGCTGCTTTTGCCACGCCTCAACAGGGTGATGTCTCCGATGTATTTGACACGACAATGCTACCTAATACATCTGCCCCTACCAATGAAATAGCCATGTTGAATAATCTCTTAGCAGAGAAAACACGTCAGTATGAGAGTGTTTGTATAGAATTGGAGAATTTAAAGCAGAGATTAGCCAACGTTGTATCAGAAAATCAACAGTCCTTGAATGAAAAAGATCAGTACTATGCACATCTAGTTACAGAGTCACAAACTCTGCAAGCAGAGTTTAATCAGTGTCGAAATGAGTTGGACAGGATGACTGAAGCCTTATtagagaaaaaccaaaaaattgaCTCGTTACATGCTCAATTTGGTGACATCTGTGCTCAGTTGGAGGTTTCTGGTAATCATCAAAGCGACAACGACAAAGAAATTGTTAGACTGACAGGAATTATTACAGCAAAAGATGCAGAAATTGAAGCAATTAGAAATGAGTTGTATTTGGCAAATGAGGAATTGCAAACAATCACAACGgccaaaaaagaaaactacaGTCCTACAGATGACAAAAACACTTTGATGGACCAGCTTCAGAATGAAAAGTCTATCTATGAGTCTCAATTGGATGACCTGAAAGTGCAGCAAAAAAGTGCCCAAGAAATTGTCAACCAAATTATATCTACCGCCGAACAGAAAGTTAACAAATTATATGAAATTCGGGATGAAGGAAACACCACGAATACTAGCGATCTTCATAAAGTTGCGTCAACATTTAATGAATTGATAGCTGATTTTGAAACTGTGAAGCTTGAAAATGACGAACTTCGTCTCTCTCAAGAATCGTACATGAACGAACTTATGGAACTGAAAAAGCATGCTACTACTGATGATACAAATACGAATGACCAGCAAGTCTTGGAATTGAAAAGTAGAGTAGATGAAATTACACAGGAGAAAAATGCTCTGCTAGACTTACTGAAGGCACAAGAATTGACAATAAATGGATTGAAAAACGAGTTGGATGAGCTTTTAATAGAAAAAGAATCATTTGAACAACAAGTCTCAGATTTGATCATtataatcaatcaattaaaaaatcagcAGGTCCAAGTAGTTGGAAATACTGCAGAAAAACCAATATCAGACTCAACACCATCCCAGGAACCTGTTGAAAAGAATTTGCATTTGGAAGTTGACTCTGAATGGGACAATAGATCATCTGGCAAACTAGATATCGACGAAGAAGGATGGGGCTGGAGTGCCGAGGAAGTACAATTAGAGGAACAGCATCAATTATCAACAACTACTTTGACACCCAGTGCGGAAATTCAGTTGCAAACCAGAGTGGCAGAGCTGGAAGATCAAATTAAAGAATTGGAAACCAAGATAAATAACCTAGAAGAGGAAAGTAAAGCTATTCAACTAAAGAATGTAAAATTAGTTAAAAAACTCAAAGAATTTAAAGTCCGAAATGAATTGCTGGAACAAAAGGTCAAGCAGCAACAACCGTCGTGTTTCTCGGATTTGGATTCTGCTATTGAAGAAGAATTAAAAGCACAAATTCTGAGGCTGGAAGAAAGTTTGAAAGGTGCTATccaagaacaaaaaaaatctatcaCAGAGAAAGAACAGTTGCAGAAAAGGTTAGAAGTCTTGACATCAGCCAATGAAAGATTTGTTGAGATGAAGGAAAGACAAGACATGGATATCGAAGTATGGCAAATTCGAAATAAAGAACTCACTAGTAAAATACAGTCTTTGGAGTGGCAGCTCCGAGAAATTTCATCCAATCATGAAGGATCGACTACACCGTCGCCGCAGATTAGAAGTCAGATTAGTGTACCTCCAAGTGAAGTTGATCCATCCAGTGATCAATTATCTAAAACCCAGGAACGGATTGACGGATTGTGTCAACAATATAAAGAAGAAATTGACGATTTGAAAGAGGAAATGGAAGCGCTAGCAACAGAAAATGAACAACTACAACAACTTTTGGAAGAACAGAAGAATCAAATGATGCCTGTTCAGAGCAAAATTGGTTCAGAACAATCTGATATTATCGTTAAATACGAAGAATTGGCGAAACAAAACAACAATTTACAGATTAGCCTGAACAAATTACAAGAAGAATACAGTTTGCTGAGTAAACAGTACAAGCAAAGCCTTATGGATGCAAATGATCAGGTAACAGCTATGCGTCAACTTAACGAGCTGATGAGAACTGAGTTGACAGCAAAGTCTATCGAATTTGATAATGAAAAACAGTCGTTGATTAAAGACACGGAAGAATGTACtttaaaaattaacgaaatgCAACACAAATTAGAGCAAACGCGGCAAGAAAATGTCATGCTATTGCAAAAAGTCGAAATTCTGGAAACTACCAATGAAGAATTATCATCTGTATCAACCTCATTGAGCGAAGTCACAGAGCTATTAAATACAAGAGTGCAAGAGGTGGCTGATTTGAAGCAAAACTACCAGCAACAATACCTTGAAAGAACTGAAACCGAAAATAATTTACGTGGTAACATAGAAAACCTCCGACAAGAGTTGAACAACAAACAGGAAGAAATATTACGTCTGCAACAATCACTGACACAAGAGGTGAGTGAAACTATGCAAAAACAAGGTGCTGAACTGCATGGCCTACAACTGCAGTTATTGGATAAAGATCAAGAGATTGTAAAACTTAGAAATGAGTTAGCCAATGTAGAAACTGATGCGCAGAAGTGTACTCTTGAATTGCAAAGTCATATATCACATATCGAATTATTGGAAAAAGAAAGTCAACATTTGAAGGCAATGCTACTAGAAAAAGAATCAAGCTTAGAAAAAACGTCTGCTGAATTGACAACTTGTCATCAGGAATCAACTAAGAACCTATCTCTATTAGAATATTACCAAAGTGAGCTGTCCAAGTATTCGtcagaaatagaaagaaatcAACAACAGGTGCACAAATTGGAAAATTCGATGGTTAAGCAAATTGCAATAGCTGATACTGATAGAACAAATTTGCAAAGTCAATTGACAGATAAGAGTGAAAAGGAGCAACAAATTGAAGAGCTCAAGGTAGGattgcgtgaaaaaaattctctcaacGAGTGCCTTCatcaagaaataaaaaaattgtccgtAGAATTGCATTCTGCCAATAATCGAATTAGCCAGCTTCAAACAGAGCTGGAGGAGAAGAATGTagaaatacagaaattgaaCGGAATCTTGATTGAAAAAGAGGCTGCGACAGAAAAAATCAGGCAGCAATTGAACGAAGGACAATTACAGATAGATAGTGTTCAGCTTTCCATGTCCCACCAGCAAGAGCAGGGTTCTGCGCAAGAGGGTGTAGCATTGGCAGATAGTTATCCAAGATTCAAAATGGCTGGCGACACTGACATTCAGCTTCTAACAGATGTTGATCAATTGAGGTCAGAACTGAGCGAGAAACACGAAGAAATTgaacaatataaatatatgctgAGCAAAAATACATATCCCGAGCTCATACAGAAGTTACAAGATAACATCAATCAGTTACATACAGACAAATATCAAATGGAACAGtctttggagaaaaaaatccagTTATTGAGTGAAGAATTGGCCTGCAAACaaacagaaattgaaaacattaGACAAGCAACACAGGGACAACGAGAGATTGTTTGGGGAGACAATCATGAACCGGTTGTTGTAGACGAAAAACCATCGATTCACCAAGAAGCTATAGCAAAATTACAAAACGTATTACATGACAAAGAACAGGAAATAAACGAACTGAAATTCGTGATTGCACAGAAGgattctcaaatttctctccAAGATAATGCCAATCCGCAATTCGACGAATTCGAAATTCAGGAAACACTACGACGATTAAACGTGGACTTGTATACCAAGCagcaagaaattgaaaaattgcaagcaAGCTTGgtagaaaaggaaaaggataTTTATGATTTGACGGTGACAAAAGAACAATCAGAGAAAGATAGGAACCTAATATCAAAACTAacgtcagaaaaaaaattgatcatggAAGAAGCTGAAAAAGTGCTACAATCTAAACTGGCAGACAAAGAAGCTGAAATCGATGAATTGAAGCAACGTTTAGTGATAGAAACTCAGGAATTGCTTGCCACTTTACAATTGAAAGATACGGATGTGATAAATCTAAGAATGCAAATGGAACAATCGAATTCTCATTATATTGATAACTTGCGAAACAAAGATGAAGAGTTGCTACTTAGCAAATCGGACTTGGCTGAAAACGAAAGGCGCTTAGCAGAAGTCAGTGTTACCAAAGATGCTGAAATTCACAATCTCAAAGTCCAAATCCATGATAAAGATGTTCGTATTGATGAAATGGCTGCACTAatggaggaagaagaaaggcAATTGAACGAGTTGCGACAGGTTGTCGAAtctaaagaagaagaaattattaatttgaaaactctTTTAGCTGAAACTGTACAGGAATACGAAATTATCCAGAAGTCATTAAGTCGAAATAGAAGCACAGAATCTGCTGTTACCCCAGACGAGAGAAAGACGGAATCGGCAGATACAATCGATAGACCTTTAGAAGAAGGTGACAATTTAATGTCACATCCAGTTGTGTCCGTCGAAGGTGAGCTCGATCTTGCTCTCTATATGTTACATCAGAGAGATGTCAGATGCGAAGAACTGACATTAGAATTGATGCAGGTAAGAtcgttgttcaaaatttttttttttcggtaataaaagtatattttgtcattttttaatactaaATTGATGTGCGACGAATTGATTCCATCTTTTCAGTTGTTAGAAGAACGTGACACTCTGCAGCTGAGACTATCTAATGCAATTCGAATTAATGAAGAATTGCGACAACAGAAAACGACAATGTCCAGTCCTAAGACAGAGGCCTTGCCTTCGACATCTTCGAACGAACCAATAGTCGAGCATCCATCTCCATCTAGAACAGAAGGCCCTATCGAAATTGCAACGGATGCACTAAATGTTGAGACTTTACCAGCTGGAGAAGACAAGAGTGCTCTTGCTCAAAAGTAAGTCACTGTGCAATAATTTCAGATTTGATGAATGTATTTCTTGCCCATATTCTTAGTAAAGAACCTGTAATAAGTGAAGATCCCTTCAATATGTtgcattattatattatagagTCCTGAAAGCATTCTAGTAATTACATCccaattattcatttgttcATATAGATACAACAAGATCCTTGTTTTCGTGTCAAACTTAGATAAATGTCCTATCCCATAAATTGCGTCTGGACGCCGATCTGGTTTATGTATCATTTGCCATTAGATTTGTTCGAAGCTAACTTAgctttaattaatatttcctTACCAATTGCTGCCCCATGCTTAACAGTTTCCCAAAGCCCAGAGTAAGCTAGTTTTTGTGACAGGCTCTCTCAGTTACACACTGTGCATCAAAGGCGAGATGTAAGATTATGCGACGACCGAGAATCCAGACACACGCAGCAAATGTCGTTTGTTACACGCAGGGATATGCTGAATTCCTTACCCCCTGAAGCAGCAGCCAGATTGGTGAATGCCAACTACACTCTATGTAtgtattgaattgaaaagCATGTGTCCGGAATTATATTGTGGCTCAAAGATTCGAAAAGGGGTGACTGCAATGTAATTAGTGAACCTTGcaataattgtttcaatttttcttacagCTCGAGATGTCCAGAGTCAGTCAAGCGTTCTCATGAACTGGTTGTGGGGGAAAAGGTGAGATATATTTTACTATAATTTTGAATTGCACAATTTGAATACTAATATCATTTTGCAACGATTATAATACAATTACTGAggtgttattttctttttcttctgttCAAGCACTCCGAAAGTAATGCATATGTGATGAAGGCAATTCAAACGTGACTTCAGTACAACAATGTATAAAATAGTCTTTGACTAGACACATTCCTAATGTAATGAGTCCAAATTCTGGTACGATACATTATAACAAAGGTTATGAATCGAGGCTATAAGTTTAACAACATAATAATGATTGAATAgaattttccagaattttttagtctttttattcaaatagAACAAACTGAAGTCTTCTCCGTTGTTATTAAGGACATTATATCAGTGGGATAATCCTTGATTTGTGACCaaatgaaatcgaaaatttacACATTGTAAAGAGTTGTCCTGCCCATATTTGGTGAAACGGACCCCGTATGTACATCATAGTATCTACCAACAGTGAGCAgagggaaaaattaaaaaaaaattaattaataaacgGTCTGTGTCACCAAATATTCATggcatgtacatatatttgttGTTGACTTccaatcgttgaa contains:
- the LOC124308032 gene encoding golgin subfamily B member 1-like, coding for MADPGGGINQPLGSYQPPKAATDQDLDVVADTKDVPSENKNQPEVQKETILHDKQSLKKKEEVVQEYARKLSKIKSRAKLSRRSKDASSSVEGTPETAAKSRISSPMVENFDDVDDISQAKTPKAKSSLLQKKLMENRKIFEQRSREMSENKRVVKEKVEAIRQQLDESDTTILELQKELTTTLPVQPIVITTQVASPGLEHFSLPDRDNRIAELSNKILELEATVLDLQENLKEKDSVINSKTKAITLMTADLSKKRKSTLDTLEDTKDEMRTMQANFVLIETSLKEKINSLLQQLQGRDSRINEYENTVEGLKEDLEKRRVTDVTTADFSRSTLDTLAETKEAMKSMQENFILIESSLKSKNKNLLDQLEEREMKLAETEERIFKLESAAGIVIPPDMKDLQSKLETLEQRNRQLQDEKYELQKSVAELQVKVISNESAVNNGLILEKDNRIAELENLIEELRKSNQLLLEESKTELQNQILELTSKNEEYSNKVDELEKLVHNLESEKNELLKRVPEDSYETKEDARVTKLSKELDDLNKSMIKLKAQHKSKVKSLQKQLENFKKVSDTNAELVKLGNQVTLLEEEKGNLQLSLVDFDELKASAGDWQERISDLEAKISAQSNEIDSQVQAIATLENQKLDLIQELHAVKQEISALEAENADSENLRVTAEMKIVELEEQLDALHKSIADPKQFDLLSESEKKQYLDKIESLSQENNNLIVKLAKLEEKGTSDTGSTESFETLHETDRNELLKKIDMLSQENNDLIIRLTKLEEKTESTECFENLSDSTKNELMKKIELLVKENNSLTTKLSKVEEKSSSDTGSTESFERIPEHGDNLSRLDVLIQENNELVIKVIKLEEKLAEIEESPSHGPKSKTIDDDAMSNLECRVRALTQENADLVIQLTKLQERLGDKFSGNLIQQVESNESMIKERENVLSQENHSLVISVTKLKEKNENLEINLDLVTKERDNLKEAVDQMTTNTFARELIEKLNELNRKNQTTAQGIRDEITKLLHRLTEETVEDKDSVDYQGSVTVTLLENEMENYKKLISEQKVVIDDMKSKLSDTQEELLLQTKKIEDYQAEITNLGKLEMELKNTSSVIKEWELRCEEMEKKLKISESEKVIIEDAIKILEAEKLNMIKEFETKDFEMIKLKKELDETISQFELKCQEEFKIASIREEEITALKELVTKNDADLRDKSGTLQTDMITIDSLHKDLNEYKSRIEEQNLTIESLNEEVARLNTSLVTSNAEINNAQATVDKLSAELENSKTSEEFNELVKTLQDSQEITKEMQNKIDEQANEIIMTHGKIENVTSNIRDMAERLAKREEEIAQHTETNKNLNEELHQAKSVESLLTTQISHLHNTLEQNSNYLEDLRQELSNAYRKLELVKAQHVEDREMQNRRLEDLIEELNIKLQENENLKFEIGEKEKLLSQNVTEETKLALELKVADLEGRLMESESKGKAQLDKMKKIAANLKKKVAQCQDLEAKVSDLEEKWNCEKSEKEAINKIIQENEFAIRDKDNKISELENKVIESEEQTAIALQNVEGLAHEIDTFKLRVNSLLEQVTEMGEEIEKLRMEISNRESLLEDEEVKKQNIISEYEAYKLQMQAAYEKQQNSLEETTECARELRVRMEVMESEYVEQLGLIQKLKAENGMLSSKETQINERLENVEKESEERKFLLEKLQKEKTDSTEKILVHKAQTLDCEMSENAAKPSQEQSYTSVQALEAKLQERDAVIESLEIELGKSHDRVSKLEEALSAVEERRHSLERRTELLGAELEQSFRITEEASFSEDVLEQRLAMLMAKDEAISDKLNETIDENKELTEKIHSLQDINISLQEKIDAVEEELQYSREINEKLQNVDVLYSELLDKHTSQESQMKKIQQDLYEAKQYIDSSEREVTSQINQLDSDKKQLLEKCEKLEDLKVNLIQEIESLKDGVSLCRQRISELEAEVETQNKSNQKLVAERAKRKESVSMVGDFPEKVEKLTSLLAEKEVEIENYQRRNMQLQMAAFATPQQGDVSDVFDTTMLPNTSAPTNEIAMLNNLLAEKTRQYESVCIELENLKQRLANVVSENQQSLNEKDQYYAHLVTESQTLQAEFNQCRNELDRMTEALLEKNQKIDSLHAQFGDICAQLEVSGNHQSDNDKEIVRLTGIITAKDAEIEAIRNELYLANEELQTITTAKKENYSPTDDKNTLMDQLQNEKSIYESQLDDLKVQQKSAQEIVNQIISTAEQKVNKLYEIRDEGNTTNTSDLHKVASTFNELIADFETVKLENDELRLSQESYMNELMELKKHATTDDTNTNDQQVLELKSRVDEITQEKNALLDLLKAQELTINGLKNELDELLIEKESFEQQVSDLIIIINQLKNQQVQVVGNTAEKPISDSTPSQEPVEKNLHLEVDSEWDNRSSGKLDIDEEGWGWSAEEVQLEEQHQLSTTTLTPSAEIQLQTRVAELEDQIKELETKINNLEEESKAIQLKNVKLVKKLKEFKVRNELLEQKVKQQQPSCFSDLDSAIEEELKAQILRLEESLKGAIQEQKKSITEKEQLQKRLEVLTSANERFVEMKERQDMDIEVWQIRNKELTSKIQSLEWQLREISSNHEGSTTPSPQIRSQISVPPSEVDPSSDQLSKTQERIDGLCQQYKEEIDDLKEEMEALATENEQLQQLLEEQKNQMMPVQSKIGSEQSDIIVKYEELAKQNNNLQISLNKLQEEYSLLSKQYKQSLMDANDQVTAMRQLNELMRTELTAKSIEFDNEKQSLIKDTEECTLKINEMQHKLEQTRQENVMLLQKVEILETTNEELSSVSTSLSEVTELLNTRVQEVADLKQNYQQQYLERTETENNLRGNIENLRQELNNKQEEILRLQQSLTQEVSETMQKQGAELHGLQLQLLDKDQEIVKLRNELANVETDAQKCTLELQSHISHIELLEKESQHLKAMLLEKESSLEKTSAELTTCHQESTKNLSLLEYYQSELSKYSSEIERNQQQVHKLENSMVKQIAIADTDRTNLQSQLTDKSEKEQQIEELKVGLREKNSLNECLHQEIKKLSVELHSANNRISQLQTELEEKNVEIQKLNGILIEKEAATEKIRQQLNEGQLQIDSVQLSMSHQQEQGSAQEGVALADSYPRFKMAGDTDIQLLTDVDQLRSELSEKHEEIEQYKYMLSKNTYPELIQKLQDNINQLHTDKYQMEQSLEKKIQLLSEELACKQTEIENIRQATQGQREIVWGDNHEPVVVDEKPSIHQEAIAKLQNVLHDKEQEINELKFVIAQKDSQISLQDNANPQFDEFEIQETLRRLNVDLYTKQQEIEKLQASLVEKEKDIYDLTVTKEQSEKDRNLISKLTSEKKLIMEEAEKVLQSKLADKEAEIDELKQRLVIETQELLATLQLKDTDVINLRMQMEQSNSHYIDNLRNKDEELLLSKSDLAENERRLAEVSVTKDAEIHNLKVQIHDKDVRIDEMAALMEEEERQLNELRQVVESKEEEIINLKTLLAETVQEYEIIQKSLSRNRSTESAVTPDERKTESADTIDRPLEEGDNLMSHPVVSVEGELDLALYMLHQRDVRCEELTLELMQLLEERDTLQLRLSNAIRINEELRQQKTTMSSPKTEALPSTSSNEPIVEHPSPSRTEGPIEIATDALNVETLPAGEDKSALAQKLSQLHTVHQRRDVRLCDDRESRHTQQMSFVTRRDMLNSLPPEAAARLVNANYTLSRDVQSQSSVLMNWLWGKSTPKVMHM